One Mesorhizobium sp. L-2-11 genomic region harbors:
- a CDS encoding TetR/AcrR family transcriptional regulator: protein MNDNSKTRRRYDARLRSERASGTRQRILDVAKELFTARGVEKVTINDISSDAGVSAPTVYALFQSKTGILRAVVERSFFGPRYAEIARQAENARDPEEILRITASISRVILDAEREEIGLMRGVSALSPELKAIETELETVRFKLQEARAKLLVASVAVARQLGLARVRDILWMYTGRDVYRMLVLERGWSSDEYESWLAETLIKTLIGRD from the coding sequence ATGAATGACAATTCAAAGACCCGCAGGCGCTACGACGCACGGCTGCGGTCGGAGCGCGCTTCCGGCACGCGCCAACGCATTCTCGATGTGGCGAAAGAGCTTTTTACTGCGCGCGGAGTGGAAAAGGTCACGATCAATGACATCTCATCAGACGCCGGTGTTTCGGCACCGACCGTCTATGCCCTGTTCCAGTCGAAGACCGGCATTTTAAGAGCCGTGGTCGAGCGTTCCTTCTTCGGCCCGCGCTATGCGGAGATAGCCAGGCAGGCCGAGAACGCGAGAGACCCCGAGGAGATTCTGCGTATTACTGCCTCGATCTCTCGGGTCATCCTTGATGCGGAACGCGAGGAGATCGGCCTTATGCGCGGCGTCTCGGCCCTGTCTCCCGAGCTGAAGGCGATCGAGACGGAGCTGGAGACCGTCCGCTTCAAGCTGCAGGAAGCGCGTGCCAAGCTTCTCGTCGCATCCGTTGCTGTCGCGCGCCAACTCGGCTTGGCCCGCGTGCGCGACATCCTATGGATGTATACCGGCCGCGACGTCTATCGCATGCTCGTGTTGGAGCGGGGTTGGTCTTCAGACGAATACGAAAGCTGGCTTGCCGAGACGCTGATCAAAACACTGATTGGGCGAGACTAG
- a CDS encoding TetR/AcrR family transcriptional regulator codes for MKVSREQMAENRRRILDVASRLFRAKGFDAVSVAEVMKAAGLTHGGFYGHFSSKDDLIAQTLADVLAADSGAGADLRAYAEAYLSPRHRDNAAGGCPTAGLVADIRHQTPAARSAMTEGLRSQIGHIGKALPELDPADRRRAAIGCWAAMVGAVILARAIDDPALSDEVLEQTRAWIDTGISQVSAR; via the coding sequence ATGAAGGTCAGTCGAGAACAGATGGCGGAGAACCGCCGCCGAATCCTGGATGTCGCCAGCCGGCTGTTTCGCGCCAAGGGTTTTGACGCGGTCAGCGTGGCGGAGGTGATGAAAGCCGCCGGGCTCACCCATGGCGGCTTCTATGGCCATTTCAGCTCGAAGGACGACCTGATCGCGCAGACGCTTGCCGATGTGCTCGCCGCGGACTCAGGCGCCGGGGCCGATCTTCGCGCCTATGCAGAAGCCTATCTTTCGCCCCGCCATCGCGACAACGCCGCCGGTGGCTGCCCGACGGCGGGTCTTGTTGCGGATATCCGCCATCAGACCCCGGCTGCACGCTCGGCCATGACGGAAGGCCTTCGCTCGCAGATCGGCCATATCGGCAAGGCGCTACCGGAGTTGGATCCGGCAGACAGACGCCGCGCAGCGATCGGATGCTGGGCAGCGATGGTGGGGGCAGTGATCCTCGCCCGGGCCATCGATGATCCGGCGCTTTCGGACGAAGTTCTGGAACAGACGCGTGCCTGGATCGATACCGGGATCAGCCAAGTGTCTGCCAGATAG
- a CDS encoding DUF2189 domain-containing protein — protein sequence MASFHVMSDARGMHVQPRVRRITTADLMDALRLGVEDFWAKPSHYVFMCLIYPVVGLILAQWTTSGAYAIQLLYPLMSGFALLGPFAAIGLYEISRRRELGMDTSWWHALEVRHSPALPAIAVIGIMLVALFLLWLFTAQSIYTSLFGAQPPASIGGFVREVLTTPKGWTLILLGNAAGFVFAAIVLATTVVAFPLLLDRDVGAVSAIETSARAVMTNPLQMALWGLTVAVLLVIGSIPLFAGLAVVMPVLGHATWHLYRRVVEPERAQPDRRPM from the coding sequence ATGGCCAGCTTTCATGTCATGTCGGATGCGCGTGGGATGCACGTGCAGCCAAGGGTGCGCCGCATCACCACGGCGGACCTGATGGATGCGCTGCGGCTCGGCGTCGAGGACTTTTGGGCGAAGCCATCGCATTACGTCTTCATGTGCCTGATCTATCCGGTGGTCGGATTGATCCTGGCGCAGTGGACGACATCCGGCGCCTACGCCATCCAGCTGCTTTACCCGCTGATGTCCGGCTTCGCCCTGCTTGGACCGTTCGCCGCGATCGGCCTCTACGAGATCAGCCGCCGCCGCGAGCTCGGCATGGACACGTCCTGGTGGCACGCGCTCGAGGTGCGCCACTCGCCGGCGCTGCCGGCGATCGCGGTCATCGGCATCATGCTGGTGGCGCTGTTCCTGCTCTGGCTGTTCACCGCGCAATCGATCTACACCAGCCTGTTCGGCGCTCAGCCGCCGGCCTCGATCGGTGGCTTTGTCCGTGAGGTGCTGACAACGCCCAAAGGCTGGACGCTGATCCTGCTCGGCAATGCGGCTGGCTTCGTCTTCGCCGCGATCGTGCTGGCGACGACCGTCGTCGCTTTCCCGCTGCTGCTCGACCGCGATGTCGGCGCGGTTTCGGCGATCGAGACCTCGGCACGGGCGGTGATGACAAACCCGCTGCAGATGGCGCTGTGGGGCCTGACGGTCGCCGTGCTGCTGGTCATCGGCTCGATCCCGCTGTTTGCCGGGCTCGCCGTCGTTATGCCCGTGCTTGGCCATGCGACCTGGCATCTCTATCGCAGGGTGGTCGAACCGGAGCGGGCGCAGCCGGACCGGCGGCCAATGTAG
- a CDS encoding DUF1761 domain-containing protein gives MIEFVPINLWGIGTAVLAAWVVAGLWYSPLLFIRPWAEMSGVDGAKFAAGLRRAIAVDLASFAVMAFILDQVLHAWGALTIVSTVLGTFLLWLGFVAVTLVHSVTYEHRPLRYYAINAGYRLVSMVAMGVILTVLR, from the coding sequence ATGATCGAGTTTGTGCCGATAAATCTCTGGGGGATCGGAACTGCGGTCCTCGCAGCCTGGGTTGTCGCTGGGCTTTGGTATTCGCCGCTGCTCTTCATCCGTCCGTGGGCCGAGATGTCGGGCGTCGACGGCGCGAAATTCGCCGCTGGCCTGCGGCGGGCAATTGCGGTCGACCTTGCCTCGTTTGCGGTCATGGCGTTTATCCTCGATCAGGTACTTCACGCCTGGGGCGCGCTGACGATCGTCTCGACCGTCCTCGGCACTTTCCTGCTCTGGCTCGGCTTCGTCGCTGTCACGCTGGTGCATTCGGTGACCTATGAGCACCGGCCTCTGCGCTATTATGCGATCAATGCCGGCTATCGCTTGGTCAGCATGGTGGCAATGGGCGTGATCCTGACCGTGTTGCGGTAA
- a CDS encoding DUF4411 family protein encodes MPEFWEWLLHWAERGAAKIPLEILEEIVGGTDDLAQWLGDKDNRNALCLEEEADVGRVQEVLANGYGNDLTDAEIIKIGRDPFLISYAMFAPDVRTVVTTEVSKPAAERANRRIPDVCNQMHVTWGDSFLLIRDLNFSTKWRDRI; translated from the coding sequence GTGCCCGAGTTCTGGGAATGGCTATTGCATTGGGCTGAACGCGGTGCCGCCAAGATTCCTCTCGAAATCCTTGAGGAAATCGTTGGGGGGACCGATGACCTGGCTCAATGGCTTGGTGACAAAGACAATAGGAATGCGCTTTGCCTTGAAGAGGAAGCCGATGTTGGACGAGTTCAGGAAGTCTTAGCGAATGGTTATGGAAATGACCTCACAGACGCCGAAATCATCAAGATCGGACGTGACCCCTTTTTGATATCGTATGCCATGTTTGCCCCGGATGTCCGGACTGTCGTTACGACCGAAGTATCAAAGCCGGCAGCCGAACGTGCAAACCGTAGGATTCCTGATGTCTGCAATCAAATGCACGTCACGTGGGGCGATAGTTTCTTGCTCATTCGAGACCTCAATTTCTCGACCAAATGGCGTGATCGCATTTAG
- a CDS encoding SDR family NAD(P)-dependent oxidoreductase produces MTTIPSVLITGASTGIGAAYAERFARRGHDLVLVARDKARMEALAARLRQENGVAIDIIQADLTQPAELAAVETRLRDDTRIGILVNNAGTAIGGSFIEQSTDNVARLVALNTTALLRLASAIAPRLAAAGEGAIVNIGSVVGLAPEFGMTVYGATKAFVLFLSQGLSLELAPKGVYVQAVLPATTRTEIWEHVGADVNTLSNVMEVGDLVDAALVGFDRREPVTIPPLPDAGQWDALQAARQAMLPNYGNQHPAERYRTVA; encoded by the coding sequence ATGACCACCATTCCGTCAGTCCTGATAACCGGCGCCTCCACCGGCATCGGAGCCGCCTATGCCGAGCGCTTCGCGCGCCGCGGGCACGATCTCGTGCTGGTTGCCCGTGACAAGGCACGAATGGAGGCCCTGGCGGCCCGTCTGCGTCAGGAAAACGGCGTGGCGATCGACATCATCCAGGCTGATCTTACGCAGCCTGCCGAGCTTGCAGCGGTGGAGACGAGGCTGCGCGATGACACCCGCATCGGCATCCTCGTCAACAATGCCGGAACGGCCATCGGCGGAAGTTTTATCGAGCAGAGCACCGACAACGTCGCGCGTCTCGTTGCGCTCAACACGACCGCGCTTCTGCGGCTAGCCAGCGCCATCGCCCCGCGCCTTGCGGCGGCCGGCGAAGGGGCGATCGTCAACATCGGCTCCGTGGTCGGCCTGGCGCCGGAGTTCGGCATGACGGTCTACGGCGCAACCAAGGCCTTCGTGCTGTTTCTGTCGCAGGGACTTAGCCTCGAGCTCGCCCCGAAGGGTGTCTACGTCCAGGCCGTGCTTCCCGCCACGACGCGAACGGAGATCTGGGAACATGTCGGCGCCGACGTCAACACGCTTTCCAACGTGATGGAGGTGGGCGACCTGGTGGATGCGGCGCTGGTCGGCTTCGACCGCCGCGAACCGGTGACAATCCCGCCGCTGCCCGATGCAGGGCAGTGGGACGCGCTTCAGGCCGCACGTCAGGCCATGCTTCCGAACTATGGCAACCAGCATCCCGCCGAGCGGTACCGCACCGTCGCCTGA
- a CDS encoding TM0106 family RecB-like putative nuclease yields MAWRITDEVINALQHCRLKAYFRLRGEKGIKCGYEKLLIEQRANAQRNAIEKIRREYKETEVATELNVSLTNLRKGAALILCARLEDDRHAIVFDGLRKTNGHSTLGDFQYQPVMFCAATQVRASDRQQLAARAVLLARVQGAFPGGGVIYNGRNNTKTVIRFGPTLTTAENLLRDAERLQRAEGPPKLLLNDHCHICEFRDRCRDQAIREDNLSLLRGVGEKTIKRYARKGVLTLTQLAHTFRPRRRGKRADAPLRLRDHALHALAIRDQTTYVLGAPKLPTGSVRIYLDIEGVPEEGFTYLIGLVVCDGERVERHSLWSDDRKGEAEIFARFLNIVGRYEAPRIYCFGNYESSFIARMRRQARRKRSIDAVLNMLTNVVTVIYPHFYFPTYSNGLKEVAGYLGCRWTEPDASGIESIVWRKNWEKTGDALWKTKLIEYNLDDCEALRRVSAFLSETLTGNTESKPGILPRVAPVAQLDNLARIVTWSQFAHADFAFINKRAYFDYQKRHVFIRTKPVRRTRGGKTQRRKWQNRELRATHRMEITATRCPFCKSKHITSIDAKQRPKGLQTRRKRAFDLVITPGAIRRKVIEFRAVAYHCTNCERCFTPERYERLARHFHNFMSWFAYQHITHRLGGRSLGALFYEIFGIRVNSWEFLTFRHLLVRRYRKTFNMLLRQLITGPVLHIDETEVKLKDGSGYVWVFASESATIYIFRRSREGNFLRKMLKDFKGVIVTDFYAAYDGLPCLHQRCLIHLMRDMNRAILDNPFDQELQSITVPFGALLRSIVVIVDKHGLKRKYLRGHARAVAAFFDALAEHTYESDVSKTLQERLLHNRERLFTFLQHDGVSWNNNLAENAIKRISDYREDVGRSVKEAGLTEQLILLSIYQTCRVRDISFLKFLLSRERDVDAFATSKHRRRRPSRIELYPKGFLPSSILSLRRERVATTVAEAK; encoded by the coding sequence ATGGCCTGGAGGATCACCGACGAAGTTATTAATGCGCTGCAGCACTGCAGGCTAAAGGCGTATTTTCGACTGCGCGGTGAAAAAGGCATCAAATGCGGCTATGAGAAGTTGCTGATTGAGCAGCGCGCCAACGCGCAGCGCAACGCGATCGAAAAGATTCGGCGCGAATATAAAGAAACCGAGGTCGCGACTGAACTCAATGTGTCCTTGACCAATCTTCGCAAAGGGGCTGCGCTAATTCTTTGCGCTCGTTTGGAGGACGATCGCCATGCGATCGTCTTCGATGGACTTCGCAAGACCAATGGGCACTCAACGCTCGGAGACTTCCAATATCAACCGGTGATGTTTTGCGCGGCGACACAGGTTCGCGCCTCGGATCGTCAACAGCTTGCCGCGCGCGCCGTTCTTCTAGCGCGGGTTCAGGGAGCGTTTCCTGGCGGCGGGGTTATCTATAATGGGCGAAACAACACGAAGACGGTCATTCGTTTCGGGCCGACCCTGACGACTGCGGAAAACCTCCTCCGAGACGCCGAGCGCTTGCAACGGGCGGAAGGCCCGCCGAAGCTGCTGTTGAATGACCATTGCCACATCTGTGAGTTCCGCGACCGCTGCCGTGATCAGGCCATCAGGGAAGACAATCTGAGCCTCCTGCGTGGTGTCGGCGAAAAGACAATCAAGCGATACGCTCGTAAGGGCGTACTCACGCTCACCCAGCTAGCACATACCTTTCGGCCCCGACGCCGCGGCAAGCGGGCCGATGCTCCGCTCAGATTGCGCGACCACGCGTTGCATGCACTGGCCATTCGCGACCAAACGACCTACGTGCTTGGTGCACCGAAACTTCCGACCGGGTCCGTGCGGATCTACCTGGATATCGAGGGTGTCCCCGAAGAGGGCTTCACTTATCTGATTGGGCTCGTTGTTTGCGATGGCGAACGCGTTGAACGCCACTCGTTATGGTCCGATGACCGGAAAGGCGAAGCCGAAATATTCGCCCGGTTTCTCAATATTGTTGGGCGTTACGAAGCTCCGCGCATCTACTGTTTCGGAAACTACGAAAGCAGCTTTATCGCGCGCATGCGGCGCCAGGCCCGACGCAAAAGGAGCATTGACGCTGTTTTGAATATGCTAACGAACGTAGTCACGGTCATATATCCGCATTTCTATTTTCCAACTTATTCGAACGGTCTCAAGGAGGTTGCGGGCTACTTGGGCTGTCGCTGGACCGAGCCGGACGCATCCGGCATTGAGAGCATCGTCTGGCGTAAGAACTGGGAGAAGACCGGCGACGCGTTGTGGAAAACCAAGTTGATCGAGTACAACCTCGATGATTGCGAAGCACTACGCAGAGTCAGTGCTTTTTTGAGCGAGACACTGACTGGAAACACTGAGAGTAAACCTGGTATATTGCCGCGCGTGGCGCCCGTGGCGCAACTCGATAATCTGGCGCGTATCGTGACTTGGTCACAATTTGCGCATGCCGATTTCGCGTTCATCAACAAGCGTGCCTATTTCGACTACCAGAAACGCCACGTATTCATTCGAACGAAACCAGTGCGGAGGACACGAGGCGGCAAGACACAGCGCCGAAAGTGGCAAAACCGCGAATTGCGGGCGACACACCGAATGGAAATTACGGCAACACGCTGTCCCTTCTGCAAAAGCAAGCACATTACATCCATTGACGCGAAGCAACGGCCGAAGGGATTGCAGACGAGGCGCAAGCGCGCCTTCGATCTCGTCATCACACCGGGAGCGATCCGCCGGAAGGTGATTGAGTTCAGGGCGGTCGCTTATCATTGCACAAATTGTGAACGATGCTTTACTCCCGAGCGCTACGAGCGCCTTGCGCGACACTTTCACAACTTCATGAGCTGGTTCGCGTATCAGCACATCACGCATCGACTCGGGGGCAGGTCGCTCGGTGCGCTATTCTATGAGATCTTCGGCATCCGGGTGAACTCGTGGGAGTTCCTAACCTTCCGGCATTTGCTCGTCCGTCGTTATCGCAAGACCTTCAATATGCTTCTCAGGCAATTGATCACAGGGCCTGTGTTACATATTGACGAAACCGAGGTGAAATTGAAGGACGGTAGCGGTTACGTCTGGGTGTTCGCGAGTGAATCCGCCACCATCTACATTTTCCGACGCTCGCGCGAGGGAAATTTCCTGCGGAAGATGCTCAAAGACTTCAAGGGAGTGATAGTTACCGATTTTTATGCAGCCTACGACGGGCTCCCCTGTTTGCACCAGCGCTGCCTTATTCACTTGATGCGCGACATGAATCGCGCAATCCTCGACAATCCGTTCGATCAGGAGCTTCAGTCCATTACGGTGCCGTTTGGTGCCTTGTTGCGGTCAATCGTCGTCATAGTCGATAAGCATGGCCTCAAGCGCAAGTACCTAAGAGGCCACGCGAGGGCTGTGGCGGCGTTCTTCGATGCGCTTGCGGAGCACACCTACGAATCCGATGTCTCCAAAACTTTGCAGGAACGTCTACTCCACAATCGCGAGCGCCTGTTCACGTTCCTGCAACATGACGGTGTGTCGTGGAACAACAATCTGGCCGAGAACGCAATCAAACGCATCAGCGATTATCGGGAGGATGTCGGACGAAGCGTCAAAGAAGCAGGGCTTACAGAGCAGCTGATATTGTTGAGCATTTATCAAACCTGCCGTGTGAGAGACATAAGCTTCCTGAAATTCCTGCTGTCGCGGGAACGCGATGTGGACGCCTTTGCAACGAGCAAGCACCGCCGGCGACGCCCCTCGCGCATTGAGCTCTATCCGAAGGGCTTTTTGCCATCTTCGATCCTTTCACTTCGCAGAGAACGAGTTGCCACGACAGTCGCGGAAGCTAAGTGA
- the fixJ gene encoding response regulator FixJ, with translation MALRARPVSDDLAVRQSLAFLLASDGLAVRLHESASAFLEDVEGSDSGCIVTDVRMPGIDGIEFLRRLKARGSLLPVIVMTGHADVPMAVEAMKEGAIDFIEKPFDDDLLIATIRSALGRRTKTIHDGAHVREAASRVGSLTQRERQVLDLLVDGKANKVIAHELGISPRTVEIYRANVMSKMQAKSLSELVRLALLADRSAQ, from the coding sequence CTGGCGCTGCGCGCGCGTCCGGTATCCGACGATCTGGCTGTCCGCCAGTCGCTGGCATTCCTGCTCGCGTCGGACGGCCTTGCGGTCAGGCTGCACGAATCCGCCTCCGCCTTCCTGGAAGACGTGGAGGGTTCGGATTCCGGTTGCATCGTTACCGACGTGCGGATGCCGGGCATCGACGGCATCGAATTCCTGCGTCGGCTGAAGGCTCGTGGCTCGCTTCTCCCTGTGATCGTGATGACGGGCCACGCCGACGTGCCCATGGCAGTCGAGGCAATGAAGGAGGGCGCGATCGATTTCATCGAGAAGCCGTTCGACGACGACCTGCTCATCGCGACCATCCGCTCCGCACTTGGCCGCCGGACGAAGACCATCCACGATGGCGCACACGTCAGGGAGGCGGCGAGCCGGGTAGGATCGCTCACACAACGCGAACGCCAGGTCCTGGACCTGCTCGTCGACGGCAAGGCGAACAAGGTGATCGCGCACGAACTTGGCATCAGCCCGCGAACGGTTGAAATTTACAGGGCCAATGTCATGTCGAAGATGCAGGCGAAGAGCCTGTCCGAGCTCGTCCGGCTGGCGTTGTTGGCCGACCGCTCTGCTCAGTAG
- a CDS encoding ImmA/IrrE family metallo-endopeptidase — translation MPSVNPDVLKWARETAGLDLEGAAKRLGLKDTRSVAGADRLAALENGDGEPSRPLLLKMAKNYRRPLLAFYLSAPPKRAERGEDFRTLPADYARRDEALVDALLREVRARQEMVRSLLEVEDEAKKLPFVGGFDINGGPKALAKEIEGTLSFNLAQFRRGARNDAFAYLRDLAEQVGVFVLLIGNLGSHHSTLDVELFRGVALADPVAPFVVINDQDSEAAWAFTLLHELAHIWIGRTGISGANPSSAIEVFCNDVAGQILMPEGESAREDALRGAPTEQVVARIRQLADAWRVSHSAVNYKLFREGYISREVWAEISGILRRFWLQSRAATRERNKDNENGPDYYVVRRHRLGNRLVTLSGRMLAEGALSPSMAGRILGVKPTNVYALTGASAAGASGRAA, via the coding sequence ATGCCTAGCGTCAATCCCGACGTGCTGAAGTGGGCCCGCGAAACTGCGGGGCTTGACCTTGAAGGCGCAGCAAAAAGGCTGGGCCTCAAGGACACGCGTTCTGTCGCTGGTGCGGATCGTCTTGCGGCGTTAGAGAATGGCGATGGCGAACCGTCCAGGCCATTGCTCCTGAAGATGGCGAAAAACTACCGGCGCCCATTGCTTGCGTTCTATCTGTCCGCGCCGCCGAAGCGGGCTGAGCGTGGCGAAGATTTCCGCACCTTGCCAGCAGACTACGCTCGGCGCGACGAGGCCTTGGTTGATGCTTTGTTGCGCGAAGTCCGGGCACGGCAAGAGATGGTCCGCTCGCTTCTCGAAGTTGAAGATGAGGCAAAAAAGCTGCCTTTCGTTGGTGGCTTCGATATCAATGGCGGCCCCAAGGCACTCGCAAAGGAAATTGAGGGCACTCTCAGTTTCAACCTCGCTCAATTCAGGCGCGGTGCCCGAAATGATGCCTTCGCCTATCTGAGGGACCTCGCCGAACAAGTCGGTGTCTTCGTGTTGCTGATTGGGAACCTTGGGAGTCACCATAGCACCCTTGACGTAGAGCTTTTTCGCGGGGTTGCCTTGGCGGACCCTGTCGCTCCTTTCGTTGTCATCAACGATCAGGACAGTGAAGCAGCATGGGCTTTTACTCTGCTCCACGAACTGGCGCATATCTGGATCGGCCGCACGGGCATCAGCGGGGCAAATCCTTCCTCCGCGATAGAGGTGTTTTGCAACGACGTTGCTGGGCAAATCCTCATGCCTGAAGGCGAATCTGCACGTGAAGACGCTCTACGAGGCGCACCAACCGAACAAGTCGTCGCGAGAATAAGGCAACTCGCTGATGCTTGGCGCGTGAGCCATTCTGCAGTTAATTATAAGTTGTTTCGCGAGGGGTATATCTCGCGTGAGGTGTGGGCCGAGATCAGTGGTATCCTCCGTCGCTTTTGGCTTCAAAGCCGAGCGGCGACGCGAGAGCGAAATAAGGACAACGAAAACGGACCCGACTACTACGTTGTTCGTCGGCACAGGCTGGGTAATCGACTTGTGACCCTTTCCGGACGGATGCTTGCCGAGGGCGCTCTCTCGCCATCAATGGCAGGCAGAATCTTGGGAGTTAAGCCGACCAACGTTTATGCTTTGACGGGGGCGTCGGCTGCCGGCGCCTCTGGCCGCGCAGCCTGA
- a CDS encoding winged helix-turn-helix transcriptional regulator — MKDVVSSCPIEEAMRVLSGRWPTLLLYYLKDGTKRFSDLRRDNPTVSHRILTLELRKLEEAGIVRRTAHAGYPLRVDYDLTAAGSKLVPLIDALGDWWEDTEDDRAGRVSSTPETRLVAAE, encoded by the coding sequence ATGAAAGATGTCGTCTCAAGCTGCCCGATCGAAGAGGCCATGCGTGTGCTCAGCGGTCGTTGGCCTACCTTGCTGCTCTACTATCTCAAGGACGGGACCAAGCGCTTCAGCGACCTGAGGCGTGACAACCCGACCGTGTCGCACCGCATTCTGACGCTGGAACTGCGCAAGCTGGAGGAAGCCGGGATCGTGCGGCGAACGGCGCATGCCGGCTATCCGCTGCGCGTCGACTATGATCTCACCGCAGCGGGCTCCAAGCTTGTGCCGCTCATCGACGCCCTGGGCGACTGGTGGGAAGATACCGAGGACGATCGGGCCGGCCGGGTCTCATCGACGCCGGAGACAAGGCTGGTGGCGGCGGAATAA
- a CDS encoding glutathione S-transferase family protein produces the protein MEPILLYGVPAGSSMGLVAAFERLGQPYRLCRVDMLTEMKNDAYARINGRQETPVMITDEGRALTETMAIAAWLEARDSQRRISFDPRSPEADRMHQLMAFVNTGFTAAFTPLWAAYEMESAEPALLATLRDFGRQAVAERHDRLEAMIGDTDFLVGDRLTLADTTLIGVARWAEFHQAVDGAAYPRLAALRRRIESDPDVRYAQAIEDGETPAGSGACLGHVPLAEVIERFGA, from the coding sequence ATGGAACCTATCCTCCTTTACGGCGTCCCGGCGGGAAGTTCGATGGGGCTCGTCGCTGCTTTTGAACGCCTCGGGCAGCCCTACCGCCTGTGCCGCGTCGACATGCTCACTGAAATGAAGAACGACGCCTATGCCCGCATCAACGGCCGTCAGGAAACGCCGGTGATGATCACCGACGAAGGCAGGGCGCTCACCGAGACCATGGCGATTGCCGCGTGGCTCGAAGCCCGCGACTCGCAACGTCGCATCAGCTTCGATCCGCGTTCGCCGGAAGCCGACCGGATGCATCAGTTGATGGCTTTCGTGAACACCGGTTTCACCGCCGCTTTCACCCCGCTCTGGGCTGCCTATGAAATGGAATCGGCCGAACCGGCCCTGCTGGCGACCTTGCGTGACTTTGGCCGCCAGGCCGTTGCCGAGCGCCACGACCGGCTTGAGGCGATGATCGGCGACACCGACTTTCTGGTCGGCGATCGCCTGACGCTTGCTGATACCACGCTGATCGGCGTGGCCCGTTGGGCGGAGTTCCACCAGGCGGTCGACGGAGCCGCCTATCCCAGGCTGGCGGCGCTGCGCCGCCGGATCGAAAGCGATCCGGACGTGCGATACGCGCAGGCCATCGAGGACGGCGAAACGCCGGCGGGTTCGGGTGCCTGCCTTGGCCACGTTCCGCTCGCCGAGGTGATTGAACGATTTGGTGCATAG
- a CDS encoding alkene reductase: protein MTSTTLFEPYTLGSLTLSNRIVMAPLTRNRAGPGFVPGDLAAQYYGQRASAGLLISEATQISQQGQGYQDTPGIYSQAQIGGWRKVTDAVHARGGRIFLQLWHVGRVSHVDLQENGAAPVAPSAIRAATKTFVGNGFVDVSEPRALELDELAGIVSDFRQAAANAIAAGFDGVEIHGANGYLLDQFAKDGANLRADAYGGSVENRARLMLEVATAVVEEIGAERTGIRISPISPANGVSSSAPQAQFDYIVDHLDALGIVYIHVVEGATGGSRDIAPFDFGSLRRRFNNTYIANNGYDLDLAASRLAEGKADLFAFGRPFIANPDLVERLQTRAPLATFDQATLYGGGSAGYTDYPAIAASSRP from the coding sequence ATGACGAGCACAACCCTGTTTGAGCCCTATACTCTCGGCTCGCTCACTCTCTCCAATCGTATCGTCATGGCGCCCCTGACGCGCAATCGCGCTGGCCCGGGCTTCGTTCCAGGCGATCTCGCCGCGCAATATTACGGCCAGCGCGCGTCGGCCGGCCTGCTGATTTCCGAGGCCACACAGATCTCGCAGCAGGGACAGGGCTACCAGGACACGCCCGGCATCTACTCGCAGGCGCAGATCGGCGGCTGGCGCAAGGTCACTGACGCCGTGCATGCCAGGGGCGGGCGGATTTTCCTGCAGCTCTGGCATGTCGGCCGCGTCTCGCACGTCGACCTGCAGGAGAACGGCGCCGCCCCCGTCGCGCCCTCGGCGATCCGGGCCGCGACCAAGACCTTCGTCGGCAACGGTTTTGTCGACGTTTCGGAGCCCCGTGCGCTGGAGCTCGATGAGCTTGCAGGGATCGTCAGCGATTTCCGGCAAGCAGCCGCGAACGCCATCGCGGCCGGTTTTGATGGCGTCGAGATTCACGGCGCCAACGGCTATCTGCTGGACCAGTTCGCCAAGGACGGCGCCAACCTCCGCGCCGACGCTTACGGCGGATCGGTCGAGAACCGCGCCCGGCTGATGCTGGAGGTTGCGACTGCGGTGGTCGAGGAGATCGGCGCCGAGCGCACCGGCATCCGGATTTCGCCGATCTCGCCCGCCAACGGCGTCTCGAGCAGCGCCCCCCAGGCGCAGTTCGACTATATCGTCGATCACCTTGACGCTTTGGGCATCGTCTACATCCATGTCGTCGAGGGCGCCACGGGCGGATCGCGCGATATCGCGCCGTTCGACTTCGGATCGCTGCGCCGGCGCTTCAACAACACCTACATCGCCAATAACGGCTATGACCTCGACCTCGCGGCGTCGCGGCTCGCCGAGGGGAAGGCGGATCTGTTCGCCTTCGGGCGCCCGTTCATCGCCAATCCCGATCTCGTGGAACGGCTGCAGACGCGCGCGCCGCTGGCCACGTTCGATCAGGCCACGCTCTATGGCGGCGGCTCCGCTGGCTACACCGACTATCCCGCGATCGCCGCTTCAAGCCGGCCATGA